The Psychromonas sp. MME1 genome window below encodes:
- the suhB gene encoding inositol-1-monophosphatase, which translates to MHPMLNIAIRAARNAGKVIVKGFENLESVEVEEKSLNDYVSSVDKEAELAIIGTLRKSYPDHCFIAEESGIDEGKDKDYQWIIDPLDGTTNFIHGIPHFAVSIALKIKGRTEVGIVFDPIRNELFSAVKGQSAQLNGYRTRINSVPKLSGTLIATGFPFKQKHHTETYLNIFKELFLDVSDMRRSGSAALDLAYVAAGRMDGFWEFGLKPWDIAAGELLIKESGGIVTDFNGGNDYMKTGNVVASNPKLLKELLTVIRKNNA; encoded by the coding sequence ATGCATCCAATGTTAAATATTGCGATTCGTGCTGCGCGAAATGCAGGTAAAGTAATTGTTAAAGGCTTTGAAAATTTAGAGTCAGTTGAAGTTGAAGAAAAATCATTAAATGATTACGTTAGCAGCGTTGATAAAGAAGCTGAACTTGCAATCATTGGTACATTACGTAAATCATACCCAGACCACTGCTTTATTGCTGAAGAGTCTGGTATCGATGAAGGTAAAGACAAGGATTACCAATGGATTATTGATCCCCTAGATGGAACCACTAACTTTATCCACGGCATTCCTCATTTTGCTGTATCAATTGCCTTAAAAATTAAAGGTCGTACCGAAGTCGGTATTGTTTTCGATCCAATTCGTAATGAACTTTTCTCTGCTGTTAAAGGCCAAAGTGCACAATTAAATGGTTACCGAACACGTATCAATTCTGTGCCTAAATTATCAGGAACATTGATAGCAACTGGATTTCCATTTAAACAAAAACATCACACTGAAACTTACTTAAACATCTTTAAAGAGCTCTTTTTAGATGTTTCAGATATGCGTCGTAGCGGTAGTGCTGCACTTGATCTTGCTTACGTTGCAGCAGGTCGTATGGATGGTTTCTGGGAATTTGGTTTAAAACCATGGGACATCGCAGCAGGTGAACTACTAATAAAAGAGTCTGGCGGCATAGTCACAGACTTTAATGGTGGCAATGACTATATGAAAACTGGCAATGTTGTAGCATCTAACCCAAAACTATTAAAAGAGTTGTTAACGGTTATTCGTAAAAATAACGCATAA
- the trmJ gene encoding tRNA (cytosine(32)/uridine(32)-2'-O)-methyltransferase TrmJ, translated as MLENVRIILIGTSHPGNIGSAARAMKTMGLSNLVLVAPECDIDGKSVALSAGASDLLKNHQLFATLDEAIADCGLVIGASARPRTLDWPMLDPREMGEKAVIEGKKHPIALVFGRENSGLTNDELQKCHFHVFIPANPEYSSLNLAMAVQTLSYEVRMAFLADKAYPEQQEEYPLANEIEGMFEHLEQTLTDTRFIVPHPGLVMTKLRRFFNRARPEVKELRMWRGIFSSIQKSISSDNKAAEHDK; from the coding sequence ATGTTAGAAAATGTGCGCATTATACTGATTGGAACGTCTCATCCGGGAAATATTGGCAGCGCAGCAAGAGCGATGAAAACCATGGGGTTATCAAACTTAGTATTAGTTGCTCCTGAATGTGACATTGATGGTAAATCCGTTGCACTATCAGCGGGAGCCTCTGATTTGCTGAAAAATCATCAATTATTTGCAACCTTAGATGAAGCGATTGCAGATTGTGGTTTAGTTATTGGTGCGAGTGCGCGTCCTCGTACATTAGATTGGCCTATGTTAGATCCCCGTGAAATGGGTGAGAAAGCGGTTATTGAGGGTAAAAAACACCCAATAGCGTTAGTTTTTGGTCGTGAAAATAGTGGTTTGACTAACGATGAATTGCAAAAGTGCCATTTTCACGTTTTTATTCCTGCTAACCCTGAATATAGTTCACTTAATTTAGCAATGGCAGTGCAAACATTAAGTTATGAAGTTCGCATGGCCTTTTTAGCCGATAAAGCCTATCCAGAACAACAGGAAGAGTATCCGTTGGCGAATGAAATAGAGGGGATGTTTGAACATCTTGAGCAAACGCTAACGGATACCCGTTTTATTGTACCTCACCCCGGTTTAGTGATGACTAAATTACGTCGCTTTTTCAATCGAGCTCGCCCAGAGGTTAAAGAGTTACGCATGTGGCGTGGGATTTTTAGTAGCATCCAAAAATCGATATCCAGCGATAACAAAGCCGCCGAGCACGATAAATAG
- the iscR gene encoding Fe-S cluster assembly transcriptional regulator IscR: MKLTSKGRYAVTAMLDVAIKEHTGPVPLADISERQGISLSYLEQLFSKLRKNNLVSSVRGPGGGYKLGRPRNEISVAMIIDAVNESINIRKCSGNGGCTDDGVQCLTHSLWAQLSDRISSFLDDITLEELMSSDHVQHISEIQNNKYNQTAQLNVKSQ, encoded by the coding sequence ATGAAATTAACTTCAAAGGGTCGTTATGCGGTAACGGCAATGTTAGATGTCGCGATTAAAGAGCATACCGGGCCGGTGCCCTTAGCTGATATATCTGAACGTCAAGGCATATCGCTTTCTTACTTAGAGCAGTTGTTCTCTAAATTACGTAAAAATAATTTAGTGAGTAGTGTCAGAGGTCCTGGTGGCGGTTATAAATTAGGACGTCCACGTAATGAAATATCCGTGGCGATGATTATTGATGCGGTGAATGAATCTATTAATATTCGTAAATGCTCTGGCAATGGTGGTTGCACCGATGATGGGGTGCAATGTTTAACACACTCATTATGGGCGCAGTTAAGCGACCGAATTAGTTCGTTTTTAGATGATATTACCCTTGAAGAGTTAATGTCTTCTGACCATGTGCAACATATATCTGAAATTCAAAATAATAAATACAATCAAACTGCGCAACTTAATGTGAAATCTCAATAA
- a CDS encoding IscS subfamily cysteine desulfurase, with product MKLPIYLDYAATNPVDPRVAEKMMQFLTMDGEFGNPASRSHRFGWQAEEAVDIAREQIADLINADPREIVFTSGATESDNLAIKGAAHFYGKKGKHIITSKTEHKAVLDSCRQLEREGYEVTYLDPQADGIVTPQQLQAALREDTVLVSLMHVNNEIGVIQDIAAFAELCRANKTILHVDAAQSAGKVEIDVQTMKVDLISFSAHKIYGPKGIGALYVCRKPRVRLEAQIHGGGHERGMRSGTLATHQIVAMGEAFRIAKEEMATENERILALRNRLLDGVSDMEEVYVNGSMEHRVAGNINISFNYVEGESLVMALKDLAVSSGSACTSASLEPSYVLRAIGRDDELAHSSIRFSIGRFTTAEEIDYAIKIIRENIGRLRDMSPLWDMYKEGIDINSIEWSHH from the coding sequence ATGAAATTACCGATTTACCTTGATTACGCAGCAACTAACCCCGTTGATCCACGTGTTGCTGAAAAAATGATGCAATTTTTAACGATGGATGGTGAGTTTGGTAATCCAGCCTCTCGTTCTCATCGTTTTGGCTGGCAAGCCGAAGAGGCTGTAGATATTGCTCGTGAACAAATTGCTGACCTTATTAATGCAGATCCCCGAGAAATTGTTTTTACATCGGGGGCTACCGAGTCCGATAATCTTGCGATTAAAGGTGCTGCGCATTTTTACGGTAAAAAAGGCAAGCATATTATCACTTCAAAAACTGAGCATAAGGCGGTTTTAGATTCATGTCGTCAATTAGAGCGTGAAGGTTACGAAGTCACTTATCTTGATCCACAGGCTGATGGCATAGTAACACCTCAACAACTGCAAGCAGCATTACGAGAAGATACCGTGTTAGTGAGTTTGATGCATGTTAATAATGAGATTGGCGTGATTCAAGATATTGCCGCATTTGCTGAATTATGCCGTGCCAATAAAACAATATTACACGTTGATGCAGCGCAAAGTGCCGGTAAAGTAGAGATTGATGTGCAAACAATGAAAGTTGACTTGATCTCTTTTTCTGCTCATAAGATATATGGTCCAAAAGGGATTGGCGCATTATATGTGTGCCGTAAACCGCGTGTTCGTTTAGAAGCGCAAATACACGGTGGTGGTCACGAACGAGGTATGCGTAGCGGGACACTGGCAACCCATCAAATTGTTGCAATGGGAGAAGCTTTCCGTATTGCTAAAGAGGAAATGGCGACCGAAAATGAGCGTATTCTGGCATTACGTAATCGCTTATTAGACGGTGTAAGTGATATGGAAGAGGTTTATGTCAACGGCTCAATGGAACATCGAGTCGCGGGTAATATCAATATTAGCTTTAACTATGTTGAAGGTGAGTCATTGGTTATGGCGCTGAAAGATTTGGCTGTCTCTTCGGGAAGTGCTTGTACTTCAGCGAGCCTTGAACCTTCCTATGTATTAAGAGCAATTGGTCGTGATGATGAATTAGCGCATAGTTCAATTCGTTTTAGTATTGGGCGCTTTACTACTGCCGAAGAAATTGATTACGCTATTAAAATCATTCGTGAAAATATCGGTCGTCTACGTGATATGTCACCACTTTGGGATATGTACAAAGAAGGCATTGATATCAATAGTATTGAATGGTCTCACCACTAA
- the iscU gene encoding Fe-S cluster assembly scaffold IscU, which produces MAYSEKVIDHYENPRNVGSFDKNDASVATGMVGAPACGDVMKLQLKIDDNGIISDAKFKTYGCGSAIASSSLVTEWVKGKTLEQASEITNTEISAELALPPVKIHCSILAEDAIKAAIADYKSKHPNK; this is translated from the coding sequence ATGGCTTATAGTGAAAAAGTAATCGACCATTATGAAAACCCACGTAACGTTGGCTCATTTGATAAAAATGATGCAAGTGTAGCAACGGGCATGGTTGGTGCGCCAGCCTGTGGCGATGTAATGAAGCTACAACTAAAAATAGATGATAATGGCATTATTTCTGATGCGAAATTCAAAACTTATGGGTGCGGTAGTGCGATTGCTTCAAGTTCATTGGTAACTGAGTGGGTTAAAGGTAAAACGCTTGAACAAGCGAGTGAAATTACCAATACTGAAATCTCTGCTGAATTAGCTTTGCCCCCAGTGAAAATACATTGTTCTATTTTGGCAGAGGATGCAATTAAAGCTGCAATTGCAGATTATAAAAGTAAGCATCCAAATAAGTAG
- the iscA gene encoding iron-sulfur cluster assembly protein IscA — translation MAITMTEPAAKHVAAFLANRGKGIGLRLGVKTSGCSGMAYVLEFVDALNDDDVVFIDKGVKVVVDKKSLVYLDGTQLDFVKEGLNEGFEFNNPNTNGECGCGESFSV, via the coding sequence TTGGCAATCACAATGACTGAACCTGCAGCTAAACATGTGGCTGCTTTTCTCGCAAATCGCGGTAAAGGAATTGGCTTACGTCTAGGCGTTAAAACATCTGGTTGTTCGGGCATGGCTTATGTCCTTGAATTTGTAGATGCACTCAATGATGACGATGTTGTCTTTATCGATAAAGGTGTGAAAGTTGTTGTTGATAAAAAGAGCTTGGTATATCTTGATGGCACACAATTGGACTTTGTTAAAGAAGGGCTTAATGAAGGCTTTGAATTTAATAACCCCAATACTAATGGCGAGTGTGGTTGTGGTGAAAGCTTTAGCGTTTAA
- the hscB gene encoding co-chaperone HscB: MNYFELFSLPVAFQIDQARLSEIYRELQKQAHPDKFAMHDDAQRLRAMQQSTEINDAYQTLKNSCLRAQYMLSLVGVDMAMEQKTLQDTTFLMQQMEWRERIADFTDQDEDEIDLFAIQIKRQVASLESLIAEQLQNKNFQAAADSVRKLKFMSKLQTELELVEEKLFD; this comes from the coding sequence TTGAATTATTTTGAGTTATTTTCTCTTCCCGTCGCATTTCAAATTGATCAAGCCCGCTTATCTGAAATTTATCGAGAACTACAAAAACAGGCGCATCCAGATAAATTTGCGATGCATGATGATGCCCAACGTTTGCGCGCGATGCAACAAAGTACCGAAATTAACGATGCTTACCAAACGTTAAAAAACAGCTGTTTACGTGCACAATATATGCTCTCCCTTGTTGGGGTAGATATGGCGATGGAACAAAAAACATTGCAGGATACTACTTTTTTGATGCAACAGATGGAGTGGCGAGAGCGCATTGCTGACTTTACCGATCAAGACGAAGATGAGATAGACCTTTTTGCTATCCAGATTAAGCGTCAAGTTGCTAGCCTTGAGTCTTTGATTGCAGAGCAACTGCAAAATAAAAATTTTCAAGCAGCTGCAGATAGTGTTAGAAAACTTAAATTTATGTCCAAACTACAAACAGAACTTGAATTAGTTGAAGAAAAGCTTTTCGACTGA
- the hscA gene encoding Fe-S protein assembly chaperone HscA, giving the protein MALLQIAEPGLSAAPHQHKLAVGIDLGTTNSLVASVRSGVAATLVDHQQQDMLPSVIHYGDEQITVGRTAQDYLLSDPVNTLVSVKRFIGKSLTDIDTTHVPYHFSEHESGLLQIDTRQGPINAIQASSEILKALSARANEALQGELDGVVITVPAYFDDAQRQGTKDAARLAGLHVLRLLNEPTAAAIAYGLDSAQEGVIAVYDLGGGTFDISILRLHKGVFEVLATGGDSALGGDDFDLTIVDWIRTQANICGTVTPQLQQELLQVARSAKQALSAQSQVTIELQDKQISLTLTRSEFETLINQLVKKTIRACKRAVKDASISLTDIVEVVMVGGSTRIPMVREQVSHYFGREVLTSIDPDKVVAIGAAIQADILVGNKPDSEMLLLDVLPLSLGLETMGGLVEKVIPRNTTIPVARAQEFTTFKDGQTAMLIHVLQGEREMVDDCRSLARFVLTDIPPMAAGAAHIRVTFQVDADGLLSVSAMEKSSGVQAHIEVKPSYGLSDNQVMQMLSDSMSHAQQDIQLRMLIEQQVEVKRVVENLQAALFKDGKQLLSEHEYQAIVENIAQLEIIAQGSDVEAIKQALTDIDKLTDHYASLRMDASIKQALTGKSVKQI; this is encoded by the coding sequence ATGGCATTACTTCAAATTGCAGAGCCTGGTTTATCGGCGGCTCCCCATCAGCATAAACTTGCTGTCGGTATTGATTTAGGCACAACAAACTCCTTAGTGGCCAGCGTACGAAGTGGCGTAGCGGCAACACTTGTTGACCATCAGCAACAGGATATGCTTCCTTCTGTGATCCATTATGGCGATGAGCAAATTACCGTCGGACGGACAGCGCAGGATTATCTTCTTAGCGATCCCGTTAATACCTTAGTGTCGGTAAAAAGATTTATCGGTAAGTCATTAACGGATATCGATACAACACACGTTCCCTATCACTTTAGTGAACATGAAAGTGGTTTGTTACAAATAGATACCCGTCAAGGCCCGATTAATGCGATACAAGCTTCTAGTGAAATTTTAAAAGCATTAAGCGCACGTGCTAATGAAGCCCTGCAAGGAGAGTTAGACGGTGTGGTGATCACTGTCCCTGCCTATTTCGATGATGCTCAGCGCCAAGGTACAAAAGATGCGGCGCGTTTGGCTGGATTACATGTTTTACGTCTATTGAATGAACCCACCGCAGCAGCGATTGCTTATGGTTTGGACTCTGCGCAAGAGGGGGTGATTGCAGTTTATGATTTAGGTGGCGGTACCTTTGATATCTCCATTTTACGCCTGCATAAAGGCGTTTTTGAAGTGCTAGCAACGGGCGGTGATTCAGCCCTAGGCGGCGATGATTTTGACCTTACCATCGTCGATTGGATCCGTACGCAAGCCAATATTTGTGGAACGGTCACCCCTCAATTACAGCAGGAATTATTACAGGTGGCACGCTCAGCCAAACAGGCTCTTAGCGCGCAGTCACAGGTGACTATCGAATTGCAGGATAAACAGATATCGCTGACCTTAACGCGCAGTGAATTTGAAACGCTCATTAATCAGCTGGTTAAAAAAACCATTCGAGCCTGTAAACGGGCGGTAAAAGATGCCTCAATATCATTGACCGATATCGTTGAAGTGGTCATGGTAGGTGGGTCAACTCGAATACCAATGGTTCGCGAACAAGTGAGTCACTACTTTGGGCGAGAGGTTTTAACATCCATAGATCCCGATAAAGTGGTTGCCATTGGTGCGGCTATTCAAGCGGATATCTTGGTTGGTAATAAACCTGATTCAGAAATGTTATTACTAGATGTATTACCGCTATCTCTCGGTTTAGAGACGATGGGCGGATTAGTTGAAAAAGTTATTCCGCGCAATACCACGATTCCCGTGGCGCGAGCACAGGAATTTACTACCTTTAAAGATGGTCAAACGGCGATGCTTATCCATGTCTTGCAGGGTGAACGTGAAATGGTTGATGATTGTCGTTCATTAGCGCGCTTTGTTTTAACCGATATACCACCAATGGCGGCTGGTGCCGCTCATATTCGTGTGACATTCCAAGTCGATGCAGATGGTTTACTAAGTGTCAGTGCGATGGAGAAATCCTCTGGAGTGCAAGCTCATATTGAGGTGAAACCTTCCTATGGTTTGAGTGATAACCAAGTGATGCAAATGTTGTCAGACTCAATGAGTCATGCGCAACAAGATATCCAGTTACGTATGTTGATTGAGCAGCAGGTCGAAGTTAAACGTGTTGTAGAAAATTTACAGGCGGCATTATTTAAAGATGGTAAACAGTTGTTATCAGAGCATGAGTATCAAGCAATTGTTGAAAATATTGCACAACTTGAAATAATTGCCCAGGGGAGTGATGTTGAGGCGATCAAACAAGCATTAACTGATATCGATAAATTAACGGATCACTATGCATCATTACGCATGGATGCCTCTATTAAACAAGCATTAACAGGTAAGTCTGTTAAGCAAATATAA
- the fdx gene encoding ISC system 2Fe-2S type ferredoxin, which translates to MAKVIFLPHQELCPDGLVVEAQEGETILDVALKNHIDIEHACEKSCACTTCHVIVREGFDSLDESDELEDDMLDKAWGLEPESRLGCQACVRDEDLVVEIPKYTVNIVSENH; encoded by the coding sequence ATGGCCAAAGTAATATTTTTACCCCACCAAGAATTGTGCCCCGATGGTTTAGTGGTTGAGGCGCAGGAGGGGGAGACAATTTTAGATGTCGCATTAAAAAATCATATTGATATTGAGCATGCCTGTGAAAAATCCTGTGCCTGTACCACCTGTCATGTGATTGTTCGAGAAGGTTTTGATTCCCTTGATGAAAGCGATGAGCTAGAAGATGATATGCTAGATAAAGCATGGGGGTTGGAGCCTGAATCGCGCTTAGGTTGCCAAGCTTGTGTTCGCGATGAAGATTTAGTGGTTGAAATCCCTAAATACACCGTCAATATTGTTTCGGAAAATCATTAA
- the iscX gene encoding Fe-S cluster assembly protein IscX, protein MPLKWIDSTELALALLEKYPDQDPSKIRFTDLREWILTLDDFSDDPKHCNERILEAVQQCWIDEF, encoded by the coding sequence ATGCCATTAAAGTGGATCGACTCGACTGAGTTAGCATTAGCATTACTGGAGAAATATCCAGATCAGGATCCAAGCAAGATTCGCTTTACCGATTTACGAGAATGGATCTTAACTTTAGATGATTTTTCAGATGATCCCAAACATTGTAATGAACGGATATTAGAAGCCGTGCAGCAATGTTGGATAGATGAGTTTTAG
- the pepB gene encoding aminopeptidase PepB, producing MSNELQVSLSFGKAPAAWGKDALLSFSEGSAKIHLDDNKVLFTQVQTAARTLNTMAIEAIKLIGTGWDNELRWAFSQGFYTAKKGAPVDFGDISESDLEQLTQRKNIIEWVRETVNLGPQALYPELLCEKAVALIESVLPAEQTITYNIIAGEALLEANYQGIYQVGKGSSRAPCLLELDYNPTAEQDAVVDYALVGKGITFDSGGYSLKPSDSMAYMKSDMGGAATLTAALALAIANGLQKRVKLYLCCAENMISNNALKLGDVITYKNGITVEVLNSDAEGRLVLADGLIAAQESNAKRIIDAATLTGAAKMAVGRDYNCILSMDEGLISSAVRCAKSENEKVWRLPLEDFHLKQISSSFADIANIHSGEGMAGASTAAAFLAKFIDQPETNWIHFDLSGSYQVSGNGLWAVGGKGHGVRTISNMLFS from the coding sequence ATGAGCAATGAATTACAAGTCTCTTTAAGCTTTGGTAAGGCGCCTGCTGCATGGGGCAAAGATGCGTTACTTAGTTTTAGCGAAGGCTCTGCGAAGATCCATTTAGATGATAATAAAGTGCTATTTACACAGGTACAAACAGCGGCTCGCACGTTAAATACAATGGCGATAGAAGCGATAAAATTAATTGGCACTGGCTGGGATAATGAACTCCGATGGGCTTTTTCTCAGGGATTTTATACGGCTAAAAAGGGGGCTCCAGTCGATTTCGGTGATATCAGTGAAAGTGATTTAGAGCAGCTTACTCAGCGTAAAAATATCATCGAATGGGTCAGAGAAACCGTCAATTTAGGTCCGCAAGCACTCTACCCTGAATTGTTGTGTGAAAAAGCGGTAGCACTGATTGAAAGTGTCTTACCCGCAGAGCAGACTATCACATACAATATTATCGCAGGAGAGGCATTATTAGAGGCTAATTACCAAGGAATCTATCAAGTAGGTAAGGGCAGCTCACGTGCCCCTTGTTTGCTTGAACTTGATTATAATCCAACGGCAGAGCAAGATGCCGTTGTTGATTATGCGTTGGTGGGTAAAGGGATCACCTTTGACTCTGGTGGTTATAGCTTGAAACCAAGTGATTCAATGGCCTATATGAAAAGTGATATGGGGGGAGCGGCAACGCTGACCGCTGCGCTTGCATTAGCAATCGCGAATGGTTTGCAAAAAAGAGTTAAATTATATCTTTGTTGTGCAGAAAATATGATCAGCAATAACGCATTAAAATTAGGGGATGTGATCACCTATAAAAATGGCATAACCGTTGAAGTATTAAACAGCGATGCTGAGGGACGTTTAGTGTTAGCCGATGGTCTGATTGCTGCGCAAGAGAGTAATGCGAAACGAATCATCGATGCTGCGACACTGACGGGGGCGGCTAAAATGGCAGTAGGTCGCGATTATAATTGTATTTTATCAATGGATGAAGGCCTAATCTCATCTGCTGTTAGATGTGCTAAAAGTGAAAATGAAAAGGTATGGCGTTTACCTTTAGAAGATTTCCACCTTAAACAAATTAGCTCCTCATTTGCCGATATTGCCAATATTCACAGCGGTGAAGGTATGGCGGGCGCATCGACAGCCGCCGCATTTTTAGCCAAATTCATTGACCAACCCGAGACAAATTGGATCCATTTCGACCTGTCAGGTAGTTATCAAGTCAGTGGTAATGGGTTGTGGGCTGTGGGCGGTAAAGGTCATGGCGTTCGTACAATAAGTAACATGCTTTTTTCTTGA
- a CDS encoding AAA family ATPase — MKRLILVTSPPASGKTYISKQLAKALKHVVYLDKDTLIVLSHQIFKAANAEVNRSSDFFEEHIRNYEYDAILALAMEALEYEDIVLINAPFTREIRDTAFIDALKDKLLEKNARLTVVWVATDIDVVKQRMIERNSPRDTWKLDNWDEYIKGVNFAIPSSIDEAHIHDDLLLFHNSNEEQYQRSMQDILAVLEAK, encoded by the coding sequence ATGAAACGCTTAATTCTTGTCACCTCCCCACCAGCAAGTGGCAAAACCTATATTTCCAAGCAATTAGCCAAAGCGCTTAAACATGTTGTCTATTTAGATAAAGATACACTTATTGTGCTATCTCACCAGATTTTTAAAGCCGCTAATGCAGAAGTGAACCGTAGTTCAGATTTTTTTGAAGAGCATATTCGTAATTACGAATATGATGCGATTTTAGCGCTGGCGATGGAAGCCTTGGAATATGAGGATATCGTACTCATTAATGCCCCTTTTACCCGTGAAATAAGAGATACCGCTTTTATTGATGCGTTGAAAGATAAGTTATTAGAAAAAAATGCCCGCCTAACCGTTGTTTGGGTAGCAACTGATATTGATGTTGTGAAACAGCGTATGATTGAACGAAATTCGCCGCGAGATACCTGGAAACTTGATAATTGGGATGAGTATATTAAAGGAGTTAATTTCGCGATTCCAAGCAGTATCGATGAAGCTCATATTCATGATGATTTATTGCTATTCCATAACTCTAATGAGGAGCAATACCAGCGCTCTATGCAGGATATTTTAGCCGTATTAGAGGCCAAGTAA
- a CDS encoding MATE family efflux transporter, with amino-acid sequence MTITKNQNENNKSHINSGLYRVIKLAFPVALQSALVAILAIADVLMVSDFGHGATAAVGIASKWQFVAIIIMAGMASAHGVLVAQYWGKGDVSAAKTITILVINCGTKLLIPITLMITLLSGYIMLLQTTDSNVIALGSTYLYYSFPVLLLTHLVIVSESALRSSGDTVTPLYLGMITIIVNIALNFWLIKGGLGVPAMGVAGAALATTISRLLQVMLMVGLLYWRKHWLFTVMPLKDSTFLWKSYKKLAVPSTASALVWAIGTLVYQMVFGHMGTTELTVFSMIGPFESLCYSLFFGLSVACSVLLGQSLGRDDFAQALDMSKYFIKIVLVFGGIIGLLLLLGQHTILSWLNLASDELYPLASPALMIFCCAIWLRMLNMIIINGMLRAGGDNLFCLRMDFISTWVVGVPVRHLPLLFCI; translated from the coding sequence ATGACCATTACGAAAAATCAAAATGAAAACAATAAATCACATATAAACAGTGGATTATATAGGGTTATTAAGCTTGCTTTTCCTGTTGCGCTGCAAAGTGCTTTAGTTGCAATATTAGCCATAGCTGATGTGTTAATGGTTAGTGATTTCGGCCATGGTGCGACAGCGGCTGTTGGTATCGCATCAAAGTGGCAATTTGTTGCCATTATTATTATGGCTGGCATGGCATCGGCACATGGTGTTTTAGTCGCACAGTATTGGGGGAAAGGTGATGTCTCTGCGGCAAAAACTATTACCATATTAGTTATTAATTGTGGTACTAAATTACTGATTCCCATTACGCTAATGATCACATTACTTTCTGGTTACATTATGTTGTTGCAAACAACAGATAGTAACGTTATTGCATTAGGTTCAACTTACCTTTATTACAGCTTTCCTGTGTTGCTATTAACGCATTTAGTGATTGTTTCTGAATCAGCTTTACGCTCTTCAGGCGATACCGTTACGCCTTTATATCTAGGTATGATAACTATTATTGTTAATATTGCCTTAAACTTTTGGCTTATTAAAGGCGGATTAGGTGTACCCGCAATGGGGGTTGCTGGTGCTGCTTTAGCAACGACGATCTCACGTCTATTGCAAGTTATGCTTATGGTTGGATTATTGTACTGGCGTAAACATTGGTTATTCACAGTTATGCCATTAAAGGACTCTACATTTTTATGGAAATCGTATAAAAAACTTGCAGTTCCCTCTACTGCAAGTGCTTTAGTTTGGGCAATTGGTACGCTTGTTTATCAGATGGTTTTTGGCCATATGGGAACCACAGAACTGACGGTTTTCAGTATGATTGGCCCCTTTGAGTCTTTGTGTTATTCACTGTTTTTTGGTCTTTCAGTTGCTTGTTCTGTCTTATTGGGACAGTCATTGGGGAGAGATGATTTTGCCCAAGCATTAGATATGTCAAAATACTTTATCAAAATAGTATTGGTATTTGGCGGTATAATTGGGTTATTGCTCCTACTTGGCCAACACACCATTTTATCATGGTTAAACTTAGCCAGTGATGAACTTTACCCTCTTGCATCACCTGCATTAATGATATTTTGCTGTGCGATATGGTTACGTATGCTCAATATGATTATTATTAATGGGATGTTAAGAGCTGGAGGCGATAACCTGTTTTGTTTACGTATGGATTTTATCTCAACTTGGGTCGTTGGGGTTCCAGTACGGCATTTGCCGCTTTTGTTCTGCATTTAG